A portion of the Sulfurospirillum diekertiae genome contains these proteins:
- a CDS encoding DUF4258 domain-containing protein, which produces MKKKIVWDEAKNQLLKEQRGICFEEILQVIEEGGILNIYKHPNTEKYPNQKMVEVLFNKYVWVIPFVENEDEIFFKTAFPSRKAMKKIKE; this is translated from the coding sequence ATGAAAAAAAAGATAGTTTGGGATGAAGCGAAGAACCAGCTTTTAAAAGAACAACGAGGCATATGCTTTGAAGAGATACTCCAAGTGATAGAAGAGGGTGGTATTTTAAATATTTATAAGCACCCAAATACTGAAAAATACCCCAATCAAAAAATGGTCGAAGTTCTTTTTAACAAGTATGTATGGGTCATTCCTTTTGTTGAAAACGAAGACGAAATCTTTTTTAAAACAGCATTTCCAAGTCGCAAAGCAATGAAAAAAATCAAGGAGTAA
- a CDS encoding OmpA family protein: MNVTSASLQIAQELLAQKENDLNVSTAKLQLSDREIESLKKLLLDTELARDEVKGELVASQMELGTTTQTLKLKDGELALLSAKLLESTAAHQQLVEDLNLTKSRIKNLTGIRIKVIQELKEKLGKKINIDPNSGAIRLPASVLFDVGSYELKPEAKKQLTETLQPYLDVLLNDATIRENIDHIVIEGHTDSDGTYMHNLDLSQKRAYSVMAFIYSLDEKRTALLQKYLSANGRAYSDRIFKNGVEDKEASRRIEIKFNLSNKKAIEEIETFLKRKE, encoded by the coding sequence ATGAATGTCACAAGTGCCTCGTTGCAAATTGCGCAAGAATTGCTTGCTCAAAAAGAGAATGACCTCAATGTAAGCACTGCAAAACTACAACTGAGCGACAGAGAAATTGAAAGCCTCAAAAAACTCCTGCTTGACACAGAGCTTGCTCGTGATGAAGTGAAAGGTGAACTTGTTGCAAGCCAAATGGAGCTTGGGACAACGACCCAAACTCTTAAACTCAAAGATGGAGAACTTGCTTTGTTGAGTGCCAAATTACTGGAAAGCACTGCTGCACATCAACAGTTAGTCGAAGATCTCAATTTAACAAAATCCCGTATTAAAAATCTTACGGGTATTCGCATCAAAGTCATACAAGAACTAAAAGAAAAACTGGGCAAAAAGATCAATATCGACCCCAACAGCGGTGCGATTCGTCTGCCCGCTTCTGTACTCTTTGATGTCGGTTCGTATGAGCTTAAACCTGAAGCCAAAAAGCAGCTGACGGAGACGCTCCAACCCTACCTTGATGTACTGTTAAATGACGCTACGATACGTGAAAATATCGACCATATCGTCATCGAAGGGCATACAGACTCCGATGGGACATACATGCACAACCTTGATCTTTCTCAAAAAAGAGCCTATTCGGTTATGGCGTTTATCTATTCTCTCGATGAAAAGCGCACAGCACTTCTTCAAAAATACCTCAGCGCCAATGGACGAGCTTACAGTGATCGTATCTTTAAAAATGGGGTTGAAGACAAAGAGGCTTCAAGGCGCATTGAAATCAAATTTAACCTCTCGAACAAAAAAGCCATCGAAGAGATCGAAACTTTTTTAAAACGTAAAGAATAA
- a CDS encoding EAL domain-containing protein, with product MSATLKEMKALQVELGASFQTSVNISIKQFMEVHFLEKLIKEINRSKLAHISLCLEITESLFIEDIDYVLPLLQKIRGMGLHISMDDFGTGYSSLSILRKLPIDELKIDKSFVDTILNDMTAEKMIQNIITIGKNFDLYILAEGVETKEQEAVLKSLGCDRFQGYLYAKPLRYDALKEFFEQKHSEMNS from the coding sequence ATGAGTGCAACCCTTAAAGAGATGAAAGCGTTACAAGTCGAACTCGGTGCGTCTTTTCAAACTTCTGTCAATATCTCGATCAAACAGTTTATGGAAGTTCATTTTTTAGAGAAACTGATTAAAGAGATAAACCGTTCAAAGTTGGCGCATATTTCATTATGTCTTGAGATTACAGAGAGTTTGTTTATTGAAGATATTGACTACGTCTTACCACTTTTACAAAAGATACGTGGCATGGGACTGCATATTTCAATGGACGATTTTGGTACAGGGTATTCCTCTTTGAGTATCTTACGTAAGCTGCCTATTGACGAGCTAAAAATTGATAAAAGCTTTGTTGATACGATTTTGAATGATATGACAGCTGAAAAAATGATTCAAAACATTATCACTATCGGAAAAAATTTTGACTTATATATTTTAGCCGAAGGGGTTGAGACCAAAGAACAAGAAGCGGTATTAAAAAGTTTGGGATGTGATAGATTTCAGGGCTATTTATATGCCAAACCTTTAAGATATGATGCACTCAAAGAATTTTTTGAGCAAAAGCATTCAGAAATGAACTCGTAA
- the blaOXA gene encoding class D beta-lactamase, producing the protein MSMFLKVILMLGLFCSLYAEDAMMAKLFDDENITGTMLIESLDGTKRYVYNDERANMPLLPASTFKIPNTLIALQEGVVTADSIIVWDKVERSVRAWNQDQSLKSAFKSSCVWCYQSFARKIGLEKYNEYLKKLHYGNETTGHNVERFWLDGDLRISAYEQIAFLKKLYNNDLPFQQDHMDLLKSIMIDEQGENYIIRAKTGWAVPKDAEHHGWYVGYVESSKGVYFFATNLIIESADELPLRKLMTIQALKNKGIME; encoded by the coding sequence ATGTCTATGTTTTTGAAAGTAATACTCATGCTGGGATTATTCTGTTCGTTATATGCGGAAGATGCAATGATGGCCAAACTTTTTGATGATGAAAACATAACAGGTACAATGCTCATTGAGTCATTAGATGGTACGAAACGGTATGTGTACAACGATGAGCGTGCCAACATGCCGCTCCTTCCCGCTTCGACTTTTAAAATTCCCAATACGCTCATAGCCCTCCAAGAAGGTGTGGTTACTGCAGACTCGATTATTGTTTGGGACAAAGTGGAACGAAGTGTTCGTGCATGGAATCAAGACCAAAGTTTAAAGTCGGCATTTAAGAGTTCGTGTGTCTGGTGTTATCAGTCTTTTGCCCGCAAGATTGGGTTGGAAAAGTACAATGAGTATCTCAAAAAACTTCACTATGGCAATGAAACAACAGGGCATAATGTAGAGCGTTTTTGGCTCGATGGAGATCTTCGCATTAGCGCTTATGAGCAGATAGCTTTTTTGAAAAAGCTTTATAACAATGATTTGCCGTTTCAGCAAGACCATATGGATTTACTCAAAAGTATCATGATCGACGAGCAAGGTGAAAACTACATAATTCGAGCTAAAACAGGTTGGGCCGTACCAAAAGATGCAGAACATCACGGCTGGTATGTGGGATATGTTGAGAGTTCCAAAGGCGTTTACTTCTTTGCAACCAATCTTATCATTGAATCAGCCGATGAGCTTCCTCTTCGTAAACTCATGACCATACAAGCCTTGAAAAATAAGGGAATTATGGAGTAA
- a CDS encoding M48 metallopeptidase family protein → MPDLEYIAHYPEYLKDQIRHLVQVEKLGAYLLSKYPTTHNLTSDKALYAYVMEIRTEFLRKSEPITKVLYDGRINDINDALGLHRVTIKNHGGRLRSKSEIRVATLFKNTPESFLKMICVHELAHLKEREHNKAFYALCEKMEPSYHQLEFDVRLYLTHLDLFGKLY, encoded by the coding sequence GTGCCAGATTTAGAATACATCGCTCATTATCCTGAATATCTTAAAGATCAGATTCGCCATCTTGTCCAAGTAGAAAAACTAGGAGCGTACCTACTTTCCAAGTACCCAACCACGCACAATCTGACAAGTGACAAGGCGTTGTATGCTTATGTGATGGAGATACGAACAGAATTTCTTCGAAAAAGTGAACCCATCACCAAAGTGCTTTACGATGGTAGAATAAACGACATCAACGACGCATTAGGCTTGCACCGTGTGACCATTAAAAACCACGGAGGACGCCTTAGAAGTAAAAGCGAAATCCGTGTGGCAACGCTGTTTAAAAACACCCCTGAATCTTTTTTAAAAATGATCTGCGTGCACGAACTCGCTCACCTCAAAGAGAGAGAACACAACAAAGCCTTTTACGCCTTATGCGAAAAAATGGAGCCAAGCTACCATCAGTTAGAGTTTGATGTCAGGCTTTATCTGACGCATTTGGATTTATTTGGGAAGTTGTATTAG
- a CDS encoding APC family permease, protein MKKQLNTLTLSGLMIGPILGSGIILLPPIVYDLTGNLSILVWLVILALGFAFALVLGNLSIKFPGDEGVTNAVQAAFSTKLKYLTSYYLISAVFFGPVAVYLIGAHFLQPLLGFDTNTLAFTMLVFTFFALLRPVHFLGTLSLIVTTIIGIILSLGSLAILLGHETSFSLNAPLNISIISKALLLAFWAIVGWEVVGNYSKEVKEPEHMIPKAVKISAVIISAIYLLVVCAIQFASLDHANAITALIYPLFGTSSDLVIGILAMLLCLSTVLLFLGGVSRLISGLTAQSKGVLALLNRRLKNDVPIGATLFLCSVNAIVLGLVDLKIFTTEDLVALADGFFISNATIALLAAYKLATTNILRYTALLLSILFGCMLLTSHWIVLCIIAVLAWKVLR, encoded by the coding sequence ATGAAAAAGCAACTCAATACATTAACCCTTTCTGGACTCATGATAGGTCCAATTTTAGGCTCAGGTATCATCCTTTTACCTCCTATTGTTTATGACCTTACGGGCAATCTTTCCATACTTGTTTGGCTCGTTATTTTAGCATTAGGCTTCGCTTTTGCTTTGGTTCTTGGAAATTTGAGCATAAAATTCCCAGGTGATGAAGGGGTTACAAATGCGGTACAAGCTGCATTTAGCACAAAACTCAAATACCTCACCTCCTACTATCTCATCAGTGCAGTCTTTTTTGGTCCTGTCGCTGTCTATCTCATAGGAGCTCATTTTCTCCAACCACTTTTGGGGTTCGACACCAACACGCTTGCTTTCACAATGTTAGTGTTTACATTTTTTGCCTTGCTTCGCCCTGTTCATTTTTTAGGAACACTTTCTCTGATTGTAACGACGATTATTGGTATTATTTTAAGCCTTGGTAGTCTGGCTATTTTATTAGGACATGAGACTTCTTTTTCACTTAATGCACCTTTGAATATTTCGATTATTTCAAAAGCCTTATTGCTTGCATTCTGGGCCATTGTTGGATGGGAAGTTGTAGGTAATTACTCTAAAGAAGTAAAAGAGCCTGAGCACATGATCCCAAAGGCTGTGAAGATCAGTGCTGTTATTATTTCTGCTATCTACCTATTAGTCGTATGTGCCATCCAATTTGCCTCTTTAGATCATGCCAACGCTATCACAGCGCTTATTTACCCTTTATTTGGAACATCGAGTGATTTAGTCATTGGTATTTTAGCGATGCTTCTTTGTTTGAGTACGGTTTTGCTTTTTCTTGGTGGTGTTTCAAGACTCATTAGCGGGCTTACCGCCCAATCAAAAGGCGTATTAGCTCTTTTAAATCGTCGTCTTAAAAATGACGTCCCAATAGGTGCAACTCTTTTTTTATGTTCAGTCAATGCCATCGTTTTAGGCTTGGTTGATTTGAAAATCTTTACGACGGAAGACCTCGTTGCATTAGCCGATGGATTTTTTATCTCCAATGCAACCATTGCACTCCTAGCCGCTTATAAACTCGCAACCACAAACATTCTCCGCTATACAGCACTTTTATTGTCGATACTGTTTGGATGTATGCTCTTGACCTCTCATTGGATTGTGCTTTGCATTATCGCCGTATTGGCATGGAAAGTTTTACGATAA
- a CDS encoding cache domain-containing protein, which translates to MAALQKNIWTIFYILLASALLFLGIVSYIQLNSIHQKYEIDQINLVKLVSNATDSLFLTQEMMLNLLGNQIVKEKDPSILDDLRALNPSVVSFGFTDSEGTYLYASSNFDKSKRPNLRAEAVTRDSFDYTLTQKKMVLGRTYFIAGRGRWGIPIRKTAFDSSGQAIGVMTAGIGIEGAFKIYTENLSLGDYNTVTLIRDRDHFVQFQSSNHEIAKNLYEAPLPNSFLQTMFNDISHKYTISLEEMKQKGEIYAVETSSIDGKRIQIALKYDPRYELWILS; encoded by the coding sequence TTGGCTGCTCTTCAAAAAAATATCTGGACTATTTTTTATATTCTTTTAGCAAGTGCCCTTCTCTTTTTGGGGATTGTTTCGTACATTCAACTGAACAGTATCCATCAAAAATATGAGATCGACCAAATCAATCTCGTTAAACTTGTTTCCAATGCAACCGACTCTCTTTTCCTAACCCAAGAGATGATGCTCAATCTTTTAGGAAATCAAATTGTTAAAGAAAAAGACCCAAGTATTTTAGACGATTTACGAGCACTCAATCCTTCGGTTGTCTCCTTTGGATTTACCGATAGTGAAGGCACGTATCTTTATGCAAGTTCTAACTTTGATAAATCAAAACGCCCTAATCTTAGGGCTGAAGCCGTTACACGAGATTCCTTTGATTATACGTTAACCCAAAAGAAAATGGTGTTGGGTAGAACCTATTTTATTGCGGGGAGAGGGCGTTGGGGAATCCCGATTCGCAAAACAGCTTTTGATTCTTCAGGTCAAGCGATTGGCGTGATGACAGCAGGGATTGGAATAGAAGGCGCTTTTAAGATCTATACCGAAAATCTTTCATTGGGCGATTACAATACCGTTACCCTCATTCGAGATCGTGATCACTTTGTCCAATTTCAATCCTCCAACCATGAGATAGCAAAGAATCTTTACGAAGCACCTCTTCCCAATAGTTTTTTACAGACTATGTTTAACGATATTAGTCATAAATACACCATTTCGCTTGAAGAGATGAAACAAAAAGGTGAAATTTATGCGGTTGAAACGTCCTCAATCGATGGAAAACGTATACAAATCGCCCTCAAATATGACCCTCGTTATGAACTATGGATACTCTCATGA
- a CDS encoding alpha/beta fold hydrolase — protein sequence MAITDYFKGFERKMIDVGDDVQINTLIGGKGEEVILLLHGHPESYLIWRDIAPELAQKYTVVATDLRGYGDSSKPKGLPDHSNYSKRVMAQDQVTVMEKLGFSKFHIVGHDRGARVCHRLMLDHPQKVLTCSMMDILPTLDMYEQTNCEFATKYWHWFFYIQAYDFPERFLGADPEYFIRNNLLKKATPEAQKNFPEDVLQEYIRHYSNPATVHGISEDYRASAGIDLEHDKIDRPFTIKTPLLVLWGANGVVGNIWNVLEGWQKYASDVQGFGVQDCGHFVPEEKPKVVLEALLKFLDMKKAL from the coding sequence ATGGCTATAACGGATTATTTCAAAGGGTTTGAGCGAAAAATGATCGACGTGGGTGATGATGTCCAGATCAACACACTCATTGGTGGCAAGGGTGAAGAGGTCATTTTACTGCTGCATGGGCATCCAGAGAGTTACCTTATCTGGCGAGACATTGCTCCTGAGCTTGCCCAAAAATACACCGTTGTCGCAACTGACCTTAGAGGATACGGCGATAGCTCCAAACCCAAAGGCTTACCTGACCACTCCAACTACTCTAAACGTGTGATGGCACAAGACCAAGTCACGGTTATGGAAAAATTGGGCTTTTCAAAGTTCCACATCGTGGGGCATGATCGAGGAGCGCGAGTATGTCACCGTCTCATGCTTGACCACCCACAAAAGGTACTCACCTGTTCCATGATGGACATCCTCCCTACCTTAGATATGTACGAACAGACCAACTGCGAGTTTGCAACCAAATACTGGCACTGGTTCTTCTACATCCAAGCGTACGACTTTCCTGAGCGTTTTTTAGGAGCTGATCCTGAGTATTTTATCCGCAATAACCTGCTTAAAAAAGCCACCCCTGAGGCACAAAAAAACTTTCCTGAAGATGTGTTACAAGAGTACATTCGCCATTACAGTAATCCCGCAACGGTGCATGGCATTAGCGAAGATTATAGAGCTTCAGCGGGGATCGACTTGGAGCATGACAAAATCGACAGACCTTTTACCATCAAAACGCCCCTCCTCGTTCTTTGGGGAGCTAACGGTGTCGTTGGAAATATTTGGAATGTTTTAGAGGGCTGGCAAAAATATGCCTCGGATGTCCAAGGTTTTGGAGTGCAAGATTGCGGGCATTTTGTACCAGAGGAGAAGCCAAAGGTTGTTTTAGAAGCGTTATTGAAATTTTTAGACATGAAAAAAGCCCTGTAA
- a CDS encoding substrate-binding domain-containing protein, protein MTIKSYTMVLFCVASLSVSAVARDQIKIVGSSTVYPFTSYVAKDFHIKTNHPIPDVQSTGTGGGMKLFCAGVGLDTPDLTDASRPMKLNEYETCVKNGVTDITGMKVGFDGIAFAQSKGNAEISLTREQIFLALAEEVPSKDGTSLIKNPYKTWNEIDSKLPNRKITVYGPPTTSGTRDSFEEMVMEHASEHFEAYGAQKGKYKAIRQDDVYVPAAEDDELVVRALTRDVEAFGIFGYSYLEENGKKINGTLIDAVSPNFETISSGKYPLSRGLYIYIKNAHRNQVSGMDAFLKFYMHEKMVGNQGALRKIGLVPMHSDEYKEVQKVVLAKTKLSEEMVKKNTILP, encoded by the coding sequence ATGACCATCAAATCATATACCATGGTGCTTTTCTGTGTTGCTTCTTTAAGCGTGTCTGCAGTTGCTAGAGATCAAATCAAAATTGTGGGATCTTCCACCGTCTACCCTTTTACAAGTTATGTGGCTAAAGATTTTCATATTAAAACAAACCATCCCATCCCAGATGTTCAGTCAACAGGAACAGGCGGCGGCATGAAACTTTTTTGTGCGGGGGTGGGTCTTGATACACCTGATCTTACCGATGCTTCACGCCCTATGAAACTAAATGAATACGAAACCTGTGTTAAAAATGGTGTCACAGACATCACTGGTATGAAAGTGGGATTTGATGGCATTGCCTTTGCGCAATCAAAAGGTAATGCTGAAATTTCATTAACACGCGAACAGATCTTTTTAGCCCTTGCAGAAGAAGTTCCAAGCAAAGATGGTACGTCTCTCATTAAAAACCCTTATAAAACATGGAATGAAATCGACTCCAAACTTCCTAACAGAAAAATTACAGTTTATGGACCACCAACCACTTCTGGCACACGAGACTCTTTTGAAGAGATGGTTATGGAGCATGCTTCAGAGCATTTTGAAGCATACGGAGCACAAAAAGGTAAGTACAAAGCCATTCGCCAAGACGATGTTTATGTTCCAGCAGCAGAAGATGATGAGTTAGTGGTGCGAGCGCTCACGAGAGATGTGGAGGCTTTTGGTATTTTTGGGTACAGCTACCTTGAAGAAAATGGTAAAAAGATCAATGGTACATTGATTGATGCTGTTTCACCAAACTTTGAAACCATCTCTTCTGGTAAATACCCTCTTTCAAGAGGTCTTTATATTTACATTAAAAATGCACACAGAAATCAAGTCAGTGGGATGGATGCCTTTTTGAAATTTTACATGCATGAAAAAATGGTTGGCAATCAAGGAGCTTTACGAAAAATCGGTTTAGTTCCTATGCACAGCGATGAATACAAAGAAGTTCAAAAAGTGGTATTGGCGAAAACCAAATTGAGCGAAGAAATGGTTAAGAAAAATACCATTCTTCCATAA
- a CDS encoding PhzF family phenazine biosynthesis protein → MLQIQLPIYIIDAFTKELFKGNQAAVVPLDRWLPESVMQSIASENNLSETAFFVRNDAGVYEIRWFSPLKEIDFCGHATLASAYVVFNHLGEKGTIRFWAKAVNTIEVNEREDGLIEMSFPNRAPEKLSTIPEALQTGLSISPLEFHKNQQAYFAVYASEDDIKNVVPDLEKLKTLAPLDVVVTAPSKAYDFASRYFWPANGGVEDPVTGSIHAGLAPFWAKRLGKNDLIALQASARSGVLYCRVSEERIFISGACKAYLEGSISIPC, encoded by the coding sequence ATGCTCCAAATCCAACTCCCCATCTACATCATCGATGCCTTTACCAAAGAACTTTTCAAAGGAAATCAAGCCGCTGTTGTGCCTCTGGATCGTTGGCTACCAGAAAGCGTCATGCAAAGCATTGCCTCTGAAAATAACCTTTCTGAGACAGCCTTTTTTGTGCGAAATGATGCAGGTGTGTATGAGATTCGTTGGTTCTCTCCGCTCAAAGAGATCGACTTTTGTGGGCATGCGACGTTGGCGAGTGCGTATGTCGTTTTTAACCATCTTGGTGAAAAAGGTACGATTCGTTTTTGGGCAAAAGCGGTTAATACCATCGAAGTCAATGAGCGTGAAGATGGACTTATCGAGATGAGTTTTCCTAATCGTGCGCCTGAGAAACTAAGCACTATTCCAGAAGCACTTCAAACGGGGCTTTCCATATCACCGCTTGAATTTCACAAAAACCAACAAGCTTACTTTGCGGTGTATGCAAGCGAGGACGATATTAAAAATGTTGTGCCCGATCTTGAAAAGCTCAAAACCCTTGCTCCTTTGGACGTGGTTGTTACCGCTCCAAGCAAAGCGTATGACTTTGCATCACGCTACTTTTGGCCTGCCAATGGCGGTGTCGAAGACCCCGTAACAGGCTCTATCCACGCAGGGCTTGCACCATTTTGGGCGAAGCGCTTGGGCAAAAATGACCTTATTGCTTTACAAGCCTCTGCGCGTTCAGGCGTACTGTACTGTCGTGTGAGTGAAGAGCGCATTTTTATCTCTGGTGCATGTAAAGCGTATTTGGAAGGCAGTATTAGCATCCCATGTTAG
- a CDS encoding MotA/TolQ/ExbB proton channel family protein produces MNEDMNETLQNLASLETPQRSCAFVYMKLILLPTLAYIYFLLGFLDILHFKVGIHSIILIGFIYIVSLIFAKHNGELGACTFLRYAKEFQTELHEYVSKNLMPIGSTVKSNASFENFIDTYAKRIRNDNYASVAASIFPTMGILGTFISIALTLPNFSSQTAGALENEITLLLSGVGTAFYVSIYGILLSLWWIFFEKRGLSRFDREVALIQESTASLFWSKEEIEHAYLQENLQHFDRIGRMFEHLSSNDFFERLGKNIEAKFELFDEMLTLEAAAVKRGAEHIKDGMEMLAKSQEKQRDLVQVYDDMLTKLSQFNENTTTLHVKMAESNEEMIATNQEMLRVLKATSVARNEAPSNEEVESLKESLKIIDAETEEIIQKMDALK; encoded by the coding sequence ATGAACGAAGACATGAACGAAACACTCCAAAATCTCGCATCACTCGAAACACCACAACGTAGCTGTGCTTTTGTCTACATGAAGCTCATTTTACTTCCGACGTTAGCATATATCTACTTTTTACTGGGTTTCTTAGATATTCTTCATTTTAAAGTAGGTATCCATAGTATTATTCTCATCGGATTTATCTACATTGTTTCACTTATTTTTGCCAAACACAATGGCGAGCTTGGCGCTTGCACCTTTCTTCGCTACGCTAAAGAGTTTCAAACAGAACTTCACGAGTATGTTTCCAAAAACCTCATGCCTATTGGTAGTACGGTTAAGTCCAATGCGTCTTTTGAAAATTTCATCGATACCTATGCCAAACGCATTCGCAATGACAACTACGCCTCTGTCGCAGCTTCCATCTTCCCAACGATGGGAATTTTGGGTACGTTTATCTCCATCGCGTTAACGCTACCTAATTTTTCTTCGCAAACAGCAGGCGCTTTGGAAAATGAGATAACCCTTCTTTTAAGTGGCGTTGGTACAGCGTTTTACGTCTCCATCTACGGTATCTTGCTCTCTCTTTGGTGGATATTCTTTGAAAAAAGAGGACTCAGCCGTTTTGATAGAGAAGTCGCACTTATCCAAGAGTCAACGGCATCACTGTTTTGGTCAAAAGAAGAGATAGAACATGCGTATTTACAAGAGAATCTTCAACATTTTGATCGCATCGGAAGAATGTTTGAACACCTCAGTTCCAACGACTTTTTTGAGCGTTTGGGTAAAAACATTGAAGCAAAATTTGAGCTCTTTGATGAAATGCTTACCCTAGAAGCGGCTGCGGTTAAAAGAGGTGCTGAGCACATCAAAGACGGCATGGAAATGCTTGCAAAATCCCAAGAGAAACAGCGCGACTTAGTACAAGTTTACGATGACATGCTCACCAAACTTAGCCAATTCAATGAGAACACAACTACTTTACATGTAAAGATGGCAGAGAGCAATGAAGAGATGATAGCAACCAACCAAGAGATGCTCAGAGTCCTTAAAGCAACGAGTGTTGCACGCAATGAAGCACCTTCTAACGAAGAAGTCGAATCACTCAAAGAGAGCTTGAAGATCATTGATGCTGAAACGGAAGAGATTATCCAAAAAATGGATGCGTTAAAATAA
- a CDS encoding CHAD domain-containing protein, whose translation MSSKKDFLERHSIKQLLKTTLHDNIENIATHLKAFLQTKDPESLHQYRVYIRTARSICLEFSEFMDEKRQFVLDKTLKVLQQETNEMRDLDVFIESLDAYKQKIAAQYWDDVEHLQTQLLAEKELAYRSFETKFTPKLQAKIIEELAQLQNDEKLCLPKSEEKLFRHIKAIIEKRLKKIAKLSKKLDIKSSNEKFHKLRLHYKKLRYTCDALSFKQFAKSFKPIQNAFGKVQDKNTQIERIKRYNSANSVALQKVIALLEEEIDNDKRVCIEKSTKDTLQTMHEKFEKIFTCKES comes from the coding sequence ATGTCCTCCAAAAAAGATTTTTTAGAACGTCACAGCATTAAGCAGTTGCTTAAAACCACACTTCATGACAATATTGAAAATATTGCGACGCATTTAAAGGCTTTTTTACAAACCAAGGATCCTGAAAGTTTGCATCAGTACCGTGTTTACATTCGCACAGCACGCTCTATTTGCTTGGAATTTAGCGAGTTTATGGACGAAAAACGTCAATTTGTCCTTGATAAAACGCTCAAAGTTCTCCAACAAGAGACTAATGAAATGCGTGATCTTGATGTTTTTATAGAGTCGCTTGATGCCTATAAGCAAAAGATTGCCGCTCAGTATTGGGATGATGTTGAACATCTCCAAACACAGCTTTTGGCAGAAAAAGAGTTGGCGTATCGTAGTTTTGAAACAAAATTTACTCCTAAGCTTCAAGCTAAAATCATCGAAGAGCTAGCCCAGTTACAGAACGATGAAAAACTCTGCCTTCCAAAATCTGAAGAAAAACTGTTCCGTCATATCAAAGCCATCATCGAAAAACGTCTCAAAAAGATTGCGAAACTCTCCAAAAAGCTTGATATAAAATCTTCCAATGAGAAATTTCATAAACTAAGACTTCACTATAAAAAACTCCGTTATACCTGTGATGCTTTATCTTTCAAACAGTTTGCCAAAAGTTTTAAACCGATTCAAAATGCTTTTGGTAAAGTGCAAGACAAAAACACTCAGATTGAGCGTATCAAACGTTATAATAGCGCCAACAGTGTGGCACTCCAAAAGGTCATTGCGCTTTTAGAAGAAGAGATCGACAATGATAAGCGTGTCTGCATCGAAAAATCGACTAAGGATACCCTTCAAACCATGCACGAAAAATTTGAAAAAATCTTTACATGTAAAGAGTCTTAA